In Fervidobacterium thailandense, a genomic segment contains:
- a CDS encoding exodeoxyribonuclease VII: MDLEKIKSLTSEEVEKLSFKELMESIETIKSAFLSAELDIEEQIELYSKAIMLLMKAREKLANVRKQKEEIDRMYEEFINRMG; the protein is encoded by the coding sequence ATGGATCTTGAAAAGATAAAGAGCTTGACGTCGGAGGAAGTGGAGAAACTGAGCTTCAAAGAACTGATGGAATCTATAGAGACCATCAAATCGGCGTTTTTGAGTGCTGAACTGGACATCGAGGAGCAGATAGAACTTTATTCTAAGGCCATCATGCTACTGATGAAGGCGCGTGAGAAGCTGGCCAACGTGAGGAAACAGAAAGAGGAAATTGATAGGATGTACGAAGAATTCATAAATCGGATGGGTTGA
- a CDS encoding ComF family protein, protein MEVFRRIRTPFFDGGIVRRCLSFIKPMGRAVGVTKTFLNTLLTLFVTCECLICGRPIEEELNGELRVCENCLEEIFRLRSEVPYKLNDTEVFFYGTYEEKLRELILAYKFRLHPGLSKVLAKLLFETVRGHGIEFDFVTYVPSTKTSKKKRGFDHMRLVAKELSKLVEKQVLELLRTIRETDQLVATNRKEAVRGKYDLKKREISGISRMLDSKVVLLIDDVLTTGSTMNECLKVLRRNFPRTKFVLMVVAVKV, encoded by the coding sequence ATGGAAGTATTCAGGAGAATTCGAACACCGTTTTTTGATGGTGGAATCGTACGAAGGTGTTTGAGCTTTATCAAACCCATGGGCCGCGCAGTTGGTGTTACCAAAACATTTTTGAACACGCTGCTGACTCTGTTTGTAACGTGCGAATGTCTTATCTGTGGTCGACCGATTGAAGAAGAACTGAACGGAGAACTCAGGGTTTGTGAAAATTGCTTGGAAGAAATATTCCGCCTCCGTTCCGAGGTACCTTACAAGTTGAACGATACGGAAGTTTTCTTTTACGGTACCTACGAAGAGAAACTCAGGGAGCTCATCCTGGCATATAAGTTCCGGCTGCACCCAGGACTTTCGAAGGTGCTTGCGAAGCTCCTATTTGAAACGGTTCGGGGCCACGGAATCGAGTTTGATTTCGTTACCTACGTTCCGTCAACCAAGACGTCGAAGAAGAAACGCGGATTCGATCACATGAGGCTTGTTGCTAAAGAACTTTCCAAGCTGGTGGAAAAGCAAGTCCTGGAACTCCTCAGGACCATTCGTGAGACGGACCAGCTGGTTGCAACCAACAGAAAGGAAGCGGTGCGAGGAAAATACGATTTGAAAAAGCGTGAAATCTCCGGGATATCTCGGATGTTAGATTCGAAAGTTGTCCTACTGATAGATGACGTACTCACAACAGGAAGCACGATGAACGAATGTCTAAAAGTCCTCAGGCGTAACTTCCCAAGGACAAAATTCGTTCTGATGGTCGTTGCAGTCAAAGTTTAG
- the ispD gene encoding 2-C-methyl-D-erythritol 4-phosphate cytidylyltransferase — protein MGESSNTFHHPRTYGILLFGGIGKRFGWVKPKQFFLLPNGKMIMEFVVERFVSWGLFHKIIVVTAEEWREETEKVLAGLVREREIELCVGGVSRERSVLNALYKLEDVANEEDIVLIHDGARPLVSRNVVERNLEACKKYGAVVTAINATDTVSLSRNGESVETVVQRQNVYLHQTPQTFKYGILRECFQRNLEHLDQFSDDASIVFSCGYKVFYVEGERTNVKLTTFEDLYILKALIESGAV, from the coding sequence TTGGGTGAGTCATCGAATACTTTTCATCATCCGAGAACGTATGGTATACTTTTGTTCGGTGGCATTGGAAAACGCTTTGGGTGGGTCAAGCCCAAGCAGTTTTTTTTACTTCCAAACGGAAAGATGATAATGGAGTTCGTCGTTGAACGGTTTGTAAGCTGGGGATTATTTCACAAGATTATCGTTGTGACCGCTGAGGAGTGGCGGGAAGAAACGGAAAAGGTACTGGCTGGACTGGTCAGAGAGCGCGAGATTGAGCTCTGCGTTGGCGGGGTTTCGAGGGAGCGTTCCGTTCTAAACGCGCTTTACAAACTCGAGGATGTCGCGAACGAAGAAGACATAGTGCTCATCCACGATGGGGCAAGGCCGTTGGTTTCAAGAAATGTGGTCGAGAGGAATTTGGAAGCTTGCAAAAAATACGGTGCGGTCGTAACTGCTATCAACGCAACGGATACGGTTTCGCTATCCCGAAACGGTGAAAGTGTTGAAACCGTTGTTCAGAGACAGAACGTGTATCTTCACCAAACACCTCAAACGTTCAAGTACGGGATCTTGAGGGAATGTTTCCAGAGAAACCTTGAACACCTCGACCAATTCTCCGACGACGCTTCCATCGTTTTCTCTTGTGGTTACAAAGTCTTTTACGTAGAAGGTGAGCGCACAAACGTGAAGCTGACAACCTTCGAGGATCTTTACATTCTCAAAGCACTCATCGAATCCGGTGCTGTTTGA
- a CDS encoding ABC transporter substrate-binding protein has protein sequence MRKVLTVVLSLLLVAFIFANYIGSQATGKKGGTLIIPTLSGPRTVNDTVSKETSSSDVIAMFMSWGGTLIERHGVDGKFYPALAERWDGPRLTKDGGMEVIWYLRKGVKWSDGTPFTADDVVFTLNEIYTNPDIPSSFKDVIRSTNGHLPKATKINDYTVRMYYPEPFRLAFRYLGGMYIFPKHIAKKWVDAGKFAEFWTVDSINKKEIVGLGPFIPVEYVPDQYVRFVANPHYWKRDKNGVQLPYLNEVVYKIISSQDAQKLAFEKGEVDIYSPRGTEFAYFKENEKKFNITVMSYGPAYGTQFIVFNWNNKDEAKREWFRNVNFRRAVAYAMDKKKMIDTLFNGLAVEQWSPVSMASPYYNEKVVAKYPYDLNKARAELRLGGFSWDKNGRLIDSKGRPVKFTIETNAGNTIREGMGNIITAALKQLGMDITFVPGDFNTLVNRMLNVGDWDAIIIGLTGSDEPQGGRNVWALDGSLHFWNFSPDVAKWVDPKYYHVPDFEKEIDKIFRENVRILDDNVVKDYWAKFQKLASEYLPLIYTVNSLRLFAWRNTIKNVQIGLYGGTTWNIDWLYKE, from the coding sequence ATGAGGAAGGTTCTCACGGTAGTTCTTTCCTTGCTCCTTGTCGCTTTTATATTCGCAAACTACATCGGCTCCCAAGCAACCGGTAAGAAAGGCGGAACGCTCATCATTCCAACACTGAGTGGTCCAAGGACTGTCAACGACACCGTTTCGAAGGAAACCAGCTCCTCAGACGTTATCGCCATGTTCATGAGCTGGGGCGGAACGCTGATTGAAAGGCACGGTGTCGATGGAAAGTTCTACCCAGCTCTAGCCGAGAGATGGGACGGTCCAAGGCTAACGAAGGACGGCGGTATGGAAGTTATCTGGTACCTCAGAAAAGGCGTTAAGTGGAGTGATGGAACACCGTTCACGGCTGACGACGTTGTATTCACGCTTAACGAGATATACACCAATCCCGATATTCCGAGCTCGTTCAAAGACGTCATCAGGAGCACGAACGGACATCTTCCGAAAGCCACCAAGATAAACGATTACACGGTCAGGATGTACTACCCAGAACCATTCAGGCTCGCGTTCAGGTACCTTGGCGGTATGTACATCTTCCCGAAGCACATTGCAAAGAAATGGGTTGATGCCGGCAAATTTGCTGAATTCTGGACCGTTGATTCCATCAACAAGAAGGAAATTGTTGGACTTGGACCATTCATCCCTGTCGAATACGTACCTGACCAGTACGTCAGGTTTGTTGCTAACCCTCACTACTGGAAGAGGGACAAGAACGGCGTGCAACTCCCGTACTTGAACGAAGTAGTCTACAAGATCATCTCGTCTCAAGATGCTCAGAAACTTGCGTTCGAAAAAGGAGAAGTTGACATCTACTCACCAAGAGGAACGGAATTTGCGTACTTCAAAGAGAATGAAAAGAAATTCAACATCACCGTTATGTCCTACGGTCCAGCATACGGTACACAGTTCATCGTCTTCAACTGGAACAACAAGGACGAAGCCAAGAGAGAATGGTTCAGGAACGTGAACTTCAGAAGAGCCGTTGCTTACGCAATGGACAAGAAGAAGATGATCGATACTCTCTTCAACGGTCTTGCGGTGGAGCAGTGGTCACCAGTTTCGATGGCTTCTCCGTACTACAACGAGAAGGTTGTTGCGAAGTATCCATACGACCTCAACAAAGCAAGAGCTGAACTAAGACTTGGTGGCTTTAGCTGGGACAAGAACGGAAGACTTATCGACAGCAAGGGTAGACCTGTGAAATTCACGATCGAAACGAACGCCGGTAACACGATCCGCGAAGGTATGGGTAACATTATCACCGCTGCACTCAAACAGCTTGGTATGGATATCACGTTCGTACCCGGTGACTTCAACACACTCGTTAACAGGATGCTCAACGTCGGTGACTGGGATGCCATCATCATCGGTTTGACTGGTTCAGATGAACCACAGGGTGGTAGAAACGTTTGGGCACTTGATGGCTCGCTCCACTTCTGGAACTTCTCACCGGACGTTGCAAAATGGGTTGACCCGAAGTACTACCATGTGCCTGACTTTGAAAAGGAAATCGATAAGATATTCAGGGAAAACGTCAGAATACTTGACGATAACGTTGTGAAAGACTACTGGGCAAAATTCCAGAAACTCGCTTCTGAATACTTACCGTTGATCTACACGGTTAACTCACTGAGGCTCTTTGCATGGAGGAACACCATTAAGAACGTTCAAATTGGTCTCTACGGCGGTACAACCTGGAACATCGACTGGCTCTACAAAGAATAA
- a CDS encoding ABC transporter ATP-binding protein gives MASLLSVRNLSTYFYLEEGVLKAVNDVSFELSENEVLGIVGETGSGKSITVRSIMRLIHYPGKIVSGQIIYRGRGKEEDILKLDEDEMTHIRGKEISMIFQDPLTSLNPLYTIGDQLMETIMQHQDVDRATAWKLAVEMLKKVQIPEPEKRMNSYPFEFSGGMKQRVVIAIALSCNPKVLIADEPTTALDVTIQAQVLELMKELQRELKTGTIFITHDLGVISAMADRVMVMYGGRQMELAPAEDVFHKPMHPYTHMLLKSIPRVDIKQERLESIPGQPPRMIDVPDVCPFAPRCPRRLDKCSKELPPFEELEPNHYVRCFNPVLGGDKK, from the coding sequence TTGGCTTCGTTACTCAGTGTTCGTAACTTAAGCACCTATTTTTATCTTGAGGAAGGTGTGTTAAAAGCAGTTAACGACGTATCGTTCGAACTTTCGGAAAACGAGGTACTTGGCATCGTCGGTGAAACCGGCTCCGGAAAAAGTATCACGGTTCGAAGCATCATGAGACTTATCCACTACCCCGGTAAGATCGTCTCCGGCCAGATTATCTACAGGGGGCGTGGAAAAGAGGAAGATATTCTAAAGCTCGACGAAGATGAAATGACTCACATTAGAGGAAAAGAGATATCGATGATCTTCCAGGACCCGCTGACCTCACTCAACCCGTTGTACACGATTGGTGACCAGCTGATGGAAACGATCATGCAACATCAAGACGTTGACCGTGCAACTGCGTGGAAGCTCGCCGTGGAGATGCTTAAGAAAGTTCAAATCCCGGAACCGGAGAAGAGGATGAACTCCTACCCGTTCGAATTCAGCGGCGGTATGAAACAGAGGGTTGTCATCGCTATCGCACTCTCGTGTAACCCGAAAGTGTTGATTGCGGACGAGCCAACGACGGCACTCGATGTTACGATACAGGCACAGGTACTCGAGCTGATGAAGGAACTCCAACGCGAATTGAAAACCGGTACGATCTTCATCACGCACGACCTCGGTGTCATCTCCGCTATGGCCGACAGGGTAATGGTCATGTACGGAGGACGTCAGATGGAGTTGGCACCGGCCGAGGATGTCTTCCACAAGCCGATGCACCCGTACACGCACATGCTTCTCAAGTCAATACCGAGGGTAGACATCAAGCAGGAGAGACTCGAATCGATCCCTGGACAACCTCCGAGGATGATCGATGTTCCAGATGTGTGTCCGTTTGCACCGAGGTGTCCAAGGAGGCTGGACAAGTGCTCGAAGGAATTACCCCCGTTCGAGGAGTTAGAACCGAACCACTACGTGAGGTGCTTTAATCCGGTACTTGGAGGGGATAAGAAATGA
- a CDS encoding ABC transporter ATP-binding protein, whose protein sequence is MSDKINAATATKETNVQNDVVIRVKNLKKYFPIYKGFLIKKHVGDVKAVDDISFEVRRGETFALVGESGCGKTTTARTMLRLIDPTDGVIEILGTDISRLSREELLPFRRKMQIVFQNPIGSLNPRMTVGQILTEPMLFHKIVKDQQEANERAIELLRMVGMKPYHMDRYPHQFSGGQKQRIAIARALSVNPEILFLDEPTSALDVSVQAQIVNLFLKFQEELGLTYIFISHNLALVRFISHHVAIMYLGRIVEMGEVNEVFDNPIHPYTKALLSASPIPDPAIEKKRSRLILTGNVPSPIARPSGCFFHPRCPFKMDICDKEYPQMKFVSPNHQVACHLVDKREV, encoded by the coding sequence ATGAGCGATAAAATAAACGCGGCAACGGCAACGAAAGAGACGAACGTTCAAAACGACGTTGTTATCAGAGTCAAGAATTTGAAGAAGTACTTCCCGATTTACAAGGGTTTCCTCATCAAAAAACACGTCGGTGATGTTAAAGCAGTTGACGATATTTCGTTCGAAGTACGCAGAGGGGAAACCTTCGCACTCGTTGGAGAATCGGGATGTGGCAAGACGACGACGGCAAGGACAATGCTCAGACTTATCGATCCAACAGACGGTGTGATAGAGATACTTGGTACGGACATCTCAAGACTCTCACGTGAAGAACTGCTACCGTTCAGAAGGAAAATGCAGATCGTCTTCCAAAACCCGATCGGTTCACTAAACCCGAGGATGACTGTTGGCCAGATTCTCACCGAACCGATGCTTTTCCATAAGATAGTCAAAGACCAGCAGGAGGCTAACGAACGGGCTATCGAGCTACTCAGGATGGTCGGTATGAAACCGTACCACATGGATCGCTATCCACACCAATTCAGTGGTGGCCAGAAGCAGAGAATAGCGATTGCGCGTGCACTGAGCGTAAATCCGGAGATACTGTTCCTCGACGAACCAACCTCCGCACTCGACGTTTCAGTTCAGGCCCAGATTGTGAACCTGTTTTTGAAGTTCCAAGAAGAACTGGGACTTACGTACATCTTCATCTCGCACAACCTTGCACTTGTCAGGTTCATCAGTCATCACGTCGCAATTATGTACCTTGGAAGGATCGTGGAAATGGGAGAAGTCAACGAGGTATTCGACAACCCGATCCACCCGTACACCAAGGCGCTCCTTTCGGCTTCACCGATACCGGATCCAGCAATTGAAAAGAAGAGGAGCAGGTTGATACTCACCGGAAACGTGCCAAGTCCAATTGCCAGGCCGAGTGGTTGTTTCTTTCATCCAAGGTGTCCGTTCAAGATGGATATTTGCGATAAGGAATATCCTCAGATGAAATTCGTTTCTCCAAACCACCAGGTAGCGTGTCACCTGGTAGATAAAAGGGAGGTGTAG
- a CDS encoding lysylphosphatidylglycerol synthase transmembrane domain-containing protein → MNLKKILLNILISVLIGFSIVTIIGIISAKQDLISALKLFPKYAILNLLVLLVIDYLLHALRLHFILIGLGYRVRFLDCLENVFYTVYFSFVTPMSIGGQPFQIYHLTRLGVKAYDATNVSISRMFIGVSIVFFVDILFIKRVLSILKGTVGLTVVLVGFGISVLITLLGLLVFLNKTWLYGVLRFVQKVTKSQKLRDRERAILEWIGKMSSSTKYLFSKAFWAVILDFLIGLVGSAIVAYQLKYALESVSHAQVPLFTFWGIVTMLNSVVYYVPTPGSSGGIEGFYQLVFSKLYGSKAAMSGILVFRLVTYYLVVFLGTIFIWRFTRIGRKFSGSLDEQVGNQLGAGKDDGSI, encoded by the coding sequence TTGAACCTCAAGAAGATACTCTTAAACATTCTGATATCGGTACTGATCGGGTTTTCGATAGTGACCATTATCGGTATAATAAGTGCAAAGCAAGATTTGATTTCCGCGCTCAAGTTGTTTCCAAAGTACGCGATCCTCAACCTGCTGGTGTTGTTGGTTATCGATTACCTACTTCATGCCTTGAGACTCCACTTTATTCTCATTGGACTTGGATACAGGGTACGGTTCCTCGATTGCCTTGAAAACGTGTTCTACACGGTCTACTTTTCCTTTGTCACTCCCATGTCGATAGGTGGTCAACCGTTCCAGATATACCACCTGACGCGGTTAGGTGTGAAGGCCTACGATGCAACGAATGTATCAATCAGCCGAATGTTCATCGGTGTGTCCATAGTTTTCTTCGTGGATATCCTGTTCATAAAGCGTGTCCTTTCGATACTGAAAGGAACGGTTGGTTTGACGGTCGTTCTTGTCGGTTTTGGTATATCGGTGCTCATCACACTACTCGGTTTACTCGTCTTTTTGAACAAGACGTGGTTGTACGGTGTTCTCCGATTCGTTCAGAAGGTGACAAAATCGCAAAAGCTCCGAGATCGTGAGCGTGCAATATTGGAGTGGATCGGCAAGATGTCCAGTTCTACGAAGTACCTCTTTTCCAAGGCGTTTTGGGCCGTTATCTTGGATTTTTTGATTGGCTTGGTTGGTTCCGCGATCGTGGCTTACCAACTGAAATACGCACTGGAGAGTGTATCACATGCACAAGTTCCACTCTTCACTTTCTGGGGTATCGTCACGATGCTAAACAGTGTGGTTTACTACGTCCCGACACCGGGTTCGAGTGGCGGCATCGAAGGTTTTTACCAGCTTGTGTTTTCAAAACTTTACGGTTCTAAAGCAGCTATGAGCGGTATACTGGTCTTCAGACTCGTAACTTACTACCTCGTAGTCTTCCTGGGGACGATCTTCATTTGGAGGTTCACGAGGATAGGCAGGAAGTTCTCCGGATCTCTGGACGAACAAGTTGGCAACCAACTGGGTGCTGGAAAGGATGATGGAAGTATTTGA